DNA sequence from the Oceanibaculum indicum P24 genome:
CTGGCGCGGCGCTACAAGACCGACGGCATGGCCGCCTACAGCCAGCTGCAGCAGGCCGAGTTCGCGGCGGAGAAGGACGGCTTCTCCGCGACCCGCCACCAGCGCGAGGTCGGCACCTCCTACTTCGATGCGGTGTCGATGGCGGTGTCGTCCGGTCAGAGCGCCACAACGGCGATGGCCGACTCGACCGAAACGGCGCAGTTCTGAGGCAATAGGATCTGGGCGGAACAGGGGAGGCGCCTCAAAAGTTTCGCGGATTACCGGTGCCCGGTCCGGTTCAAACCGGTCCGGGGTCAAGGGGCCGCCGGCGATCCGCGAAAACAGAATAAACAGGGACCGCTACCAAGGAACCCCGGAGAGCCCTTCTCCGGGGTTCTTCTATGTGCGGGAAAGGCGGCGCAGCACTTCCGCCAGAATCCGCTGCCGGACCTCGGCGGGCTGGGTCTGCAGATATTTGAGCCGGCCGGAATTCATCAGATCCGCCATGCCATGCACGACGGACCAGATGCCTGCCACCTCGGCCATCAGGGATTCGTCCTGCATCAGGCCGGCAAGCGATGTGCTACCGGTATCTCCGCGCAGCCGCCGCACACCCTCCACCAGATGCAGAAAGGCCGCCGAGGCCGCCCTGTCTAGCGCGGGATCGGTAAAGTCCGGCCGGTCGGACGAGAAGATCAGCCGGAACAGCGCCGGGCTGCGTGCCGCGAAATCCAGATAGCCCTGGCCGGCAGCGTTCATCTGCGCCGCCGGGTCCGACGCGGCGGTGCGCTGGGCCGCCCGCATGCTTTCCAGAAAGCGCGCGAAGCCTTCTGTTGCCAGGGCGGTCAGCAGGCCGCCCGCATCGCCGAAATGATGCGCCGGGGCGGCGTGGCTGACGCCGGCGCGCTTGGCGACGCCGCGCAATGAGAAGGCTTCCACGCCCTTGTCCGTCAGCTCCGCCTCGGCCGCCTCGATCAGCGCCGCGCGCAGATTACCGTGGTGATACTGCCGGCCCGATGCCGCCTCGGCGGGTTTTGCGTCTTCCTGCATGGTTCTTTCCGGTTGCGGTCCAGCCTTCTGAATAGCGCCTCCTGGAAGCCCGGTCAAAATAATCTTGACATCGTCAGGATTCGCAATCATTCCTATCTTTACATCGTCAAGTTAGGAGGTTGTGATGTCCCCCGATGCATTGTTCCAACTGGCAAACACGGCTGCCCTGCTGGGCTGGGCCGGGCTGCTGGCCACGCCGCTGGCGCCGCGTCTGTTGCCGCGCCTCTCCGCCCTGCTGGTGCCGGGCCTCTTGTCGCTGGCCTATACCGGCCTGATTCTGGCCTTCTGGTCGGGGGCGCAAGGCGGCTTCGATACGCTTGAGAATGTGATGATCCTGTTCACCCAGCCGGAAATCGTGCTGGCCGGCTGGCTGCATTACCTGGCCTTCGACCTGTTTGTCGGGGCCTGGGAAGTGCGCGCGGGCCAGCGCGCCGGCATGTCGTTCTGGCTGGTCCTGCCCTGCCTGCCGCTGACCTTCCTGTTCGGCCCGGCGGGTTTCGTCGCCTTCCTCATCCTGCGTGTCGCCCACCAGTCCGTTCGCCC
Encoded proteins:
- a CDS encoding ABA4-like family protein, with the protein product MSPDALFQLANTAALLGWAGLLATPLAPRLLPRLSALLVPGLLSLAYTGLILAFWSGAQGGFDTLENVMILFTQPEIVLAGWLHYLAFDLFVGAWEVRAGQRAGMSFWLVLPCLPLTFLFGPAGFVAFLILRVAHQSVRPTVAGQVAS
- a CDS encoding TetR/AcrR family transcriptional regulator is translated as MQEDAKPAEAASGRQYHHGNLRAALIEAAEAELTDKGVEAFSLRGVAKRAGVSHAAPAHHFGDAGGLLTALATEGFARFLESMRAAQRTAASDPAAQMNAAGQGYLDFAARSPALFRLIFSSDRPDFTDPALDRAASAAFLHLVEGVRRLRGDTGSTSLAGLMQDESLMAEVAGIWSVVHGMADLMNSGRLKYLQTQPAEVRQRILAEVLRRLSRT